In Pan paniscus chromosome 1, NHGRI_mPanPan1-v2.0_pri, whole genome shotgun sequence, the DNA window CTCTAAGTGGTGGAAACTGTAAGGAGAGTGCCACAGGCCTGTGGGCTCTGGCCTGTGCCTGTCCAGGCTGTCCAGGTGTCCAGGCCCCAGGAGCCTCATGCGTGGTGGACCACACCCTAAAGCAGCTTATCTCTCTGGGCTGGGCAAGCCCAAGGATCCAGGTCATCCCCCCCACACTTTCTCCCCCCACACCCAAGCCTGCCCAGCCCAGAGGGCAGGAGACTTGATAAGCTGGGCCCAAGGCCACCTGCTTCTCCCAGCTCCTCTGCACTGGCCAGAGAGGCTTCTGGCCAGGGCTGGACACTGGATCGGGGAGGCATGCCACCGCCCAAAAGAGTGGGCATGGGCCACTTGGCCAGGAAGCCCTGGTAACAGGGCCCACTGAGAGATAGCAGGTGGGCCATCTCCCaggaagggtgggaagaggggcTTGCTATCTGAAGGCAGAAGGTGGGGTTGGCCTGACCATCTTTGGGGCATAGTAAGCCAGTTTAGAGTTACCCTGACTCCTCCCCTTCCATCTCCAGGTCACCCAGTGGTCTAAGTGGAAATCGGTTGTGGTTCCTCCCTCCCATGGCGGCCCCCACACCCAGAATTTCATCCAAATCCCTAATCTCGGCCTATGATACTCTCTGGCCTGGCCCTGGCAGTTTCTCCCTTCCTCACCCACTCTGAACATGCTGCCTGAGGCTGGCCCTCCGACAGGACAGGAGCGTGCATGCCTCAGGGCTCTGCACTTCTTGTTCCTTGTGCCTGGAACTGTCCCACCGCTGCCTGGCTACCTGCTTCTCAGCAGCCAGGACTCCCCTTGGAGGTCACTGCTCAGAGTGACCAGGTGGGGTCTGGAGGCAGCAAGAATCAGCCTGGGTTGGAGAAGCAGCTGACAGCTTGACAGCACTGATGTCCTGGGGTCAGCCTGGGTTATGGGGAGACCCCCATTTACCACGGCTCATCACCCTTCCCCCACACCCTGGCTGGGACACCTGAATCTCAGCCTCGGGTGGGCTGCGGGACTTTGCCCATCCTCCTTTCAGATCCGGTCCTGGAGGACACGGGCGTctgactctgctgcccaggcctcACGTCCCACCCACTTCCAGGACTACAGGATCAGTGTTTTGCTTCTCCCGGTACACACTAGTAACCACAAGCCCCACGGAGGCccctcccttctggctcccatcacccaggtgcGCTTCCAAGGAGCACCCAGGCTCGCCAGGGCATCTGCCCCAGTACTGGCAAGCCAGGGAGCCCATTCACCTGAGGGCCTCTGGAAGGAGCTCCGTGCAGGGTTCAGCTGGGCCAGGAGGTGCCAAACCCCACCCATCCTTGAGCCCCGGGGGACTCTGGGCCAGGACTCTGTCCTGAGGAGGAAGCCTCAGTGCCCCTGGCGAACCGCGCGGACCCACCTGCACTCTGCAGCCGCCCTGCGACAGCAGCCACTGCAGGCAGGCGAGGTGGCCGGTGGCGGAGGCGTCGTGGGCCGGTGTGGCGCCGTTGCGGGCGCGGGCCGCGGCGGGGAGGGCGGCTTCCTCCACCAGGAAGCGCAGACAGTGCAGCTTCCCAGCGCGGGCCGCGTGGTGCACGGGCAGCGCGTCCAGCGGGTCGCGCAGCGAGGGCCCCAGGAGGCCTGCGGCGTGCAGCGACCTCAGCACGTCCAGCTCGCCCTGCCGCGCCGCCTGCAGCGCCTGCTCCAGGGCCATGGTGCCGCGTGCGGCGCCGCGACTCCGCACTCAGCGCCTTCCCCAGGACGCCATGCCCGTGTTCTTGCGGGCCAGAGGAGCCCGCGGTGCGGCCGTCGGGGATCTGCGGGCCGGGAGGCGGAGCGGCTGTGGGCCCGGCCTCTGCTCCGCGCTGCCTGGCGCTCCGCTCCGCCGCGCTCTGGGGCCGGAGCCCGCGGACGCCGGCTTAAGACTCgggcccgcccccgccccgccccgcagcTTCCGCCCGAGTTCCCCGCCCGCCCCCGCCGCGACGCGGGGACACTCGTGCGACTGGGGCAAGGTGCCCAGGGGCTTCTCTCCTAATTTGCCTCACGTAACAGTTGAGACCCCAGAGGGCAGCAAAACTGGGTTCGAATTGGAGAGCCGTCCAGGCACAGACAAATTCATTCATCTGCCCAGTGCCCGCTAACTGCGGTTCCAGGCGCCGGCGACGCAATTCCAGAGGTGATGGGGAGTGATTGTCGGGACCGCGTGGGCGGACAGGGAAAGGTCTCTGAGGAGGTGCCGTGGGGCTGGGTTTGAGCGGCGAGAAGGGTATTCCAGGCGGGGTGAGGAGCACGAGGACAacggccctgaggcaggagcagcCCTGCCACGTCCCTGAAGGGCTCTGGGTCGAAATCTCCGGAGATTGCAAAGAGCCCTGCCTTCCAGGGTCCCGCCAGATCCGAGAACTGCCCCCAGAGGTTCCAGCGGGGAGGGCAGGAAGGCAGGACGGGAACCACTAGTGCTGGGAACGCCATGGCCTCAGGCCGCCCGCAGCCGCTGTCGGGGTGGAGGGGCTTCCAGCCACACAGAAGGCAGGGATGGGTGGGAGGTTAGGGCTTGTGGGGAGACGCGGGAGCGCCGGCATCCAGAGAGAGGGGGCTGAGACCCCTGCAGGGGCTCAGGAAAGTGCCAGAGGGCGCGGGCAGGAGAGCGAATGTGTGCCAAGCCACCCTGCGGGCTCCACTGAACACCAGCCGTGGGAGCGGCTAGTGCCCAAAGGACGCGAGGAAAAGCTGACAGAAGGTGGGAGCTACATGGCTGTGGGAGTGCAGGCGGCCTATCAGCGATCTTGAAGCACCCTGTGCCCTTCCTGTCCCAACACCCACCCACTCTGGAATCCCGTGGGGGCTTGGCCCCACCCCGGGCTGAAGGTTTCACtccgccccagccccagcctggcaCAGTCAGCACTGGAAATGCTGTAGAATGAAGGAAGCCCCTTCCAGGAACAGTGGGAGTCATAGTGCTAAACTCATAGTGCTAAACTCGGCAGCTGCCTCCGGTCCCTTCCCTGGGCCTGCCACCTAGTGGCGACCTGCGTGATGGCCTCCCGCGCTCCCAGGTGCCCAGGTAACTGGAGCTGCTGGGCTGTGCCTAGCCAGGTGGGTTTCCAACGACTTCCACCCGGCCAGATCGCCCTCACTCTCTCCATGGGACCTGTGGCCGCTGGAATCTGGGACGCTTGCCCAGTGGTTTGCAGACAAAAGGAAGGAGGAGTCATTTCCTGGCAGCCTCGCTGCTGGAGCTGGTGGCCAAAGCAACAGGCTCACTGCGGCTGGCGCTGCCCTCCTCTGGGTGCCCAGAGGCAGGTGTGCCGTGAGGCCAGCAAGTGGCAGGGGTACTGTTGGGAGGAGGTGCTAAAATGGTTTGTCTTGGGCACCCCTCCCCTGGGCCTCCTCCATTCCAAAAGGCCCTGCAATTTGTGTTCTCCACTCCTAAGGTGGCCACCTTGGTCATGGACAAGCTCATCTAGCACATGGTTTTGTGATTTTGTGGGCGAGGGCTAGGTGATGCTTTGTTGCTATTCCAGTGGGCTGAGCAGATGCCCCTGAGCCCCTGCCACTGTTGTTAATGACATCTCCATTAGTGCCACACGTGAGCACCCACCCCTGCTGACCAACCTCTCAGACTCCTTTCAGGACATGACTCAAACTCAGGCTGTGAGCCAGGCCCTTCCTGCCAGGCTTCTGTCCTCTGCGGGCTCTCCCATGTCCACCGGGCCAATTGGGTCCTCCCCAGCAGCCCTAGGGAGCTCACGGCAGCAGTAGCGCTTTTATGAAATCTGTACCACCCACCAAGTGCTCACCATGCTTCACATGGATATTTAATCCAGAGGTGCTATGAGAGAGGTACAACTATTGTTCCCAGTTCACAGTCGGGGATAATGAGGCATGGAGAGATGGGgaggggtttttttcttttttcttttttttcttttttttttttttgagacaagtcttgctctgtcgcccaggctggagtgcagtggcacaatctcagctcactgcaagctccgcctcccaggctcacgccatttttctgcctcagcctcccgagtagctgggactaccggtgcctgccaccacgcccagctaattttttgtatttttagtagagacagggtttcattgtgttagccaggatggtctcgatctcctgacctcgtgatctgcccaccttggcctcccaaagtgctaggattacaggtgtgagccactgtgcctggcctgtttgtttgttttttgagatggagtttcactcttgtcacccaggctggattgcaatggcacaatctaggctcactgcaacttctgcctcccaggttcaagtgattctcttgcctcagcctcccaagtagctgagattacaggtgtccgccgccaccatgcctagctaatttttttattttttgtatttttagtagacatggggtttcatcatgttggccaggctggtctcgaactcctgacctcaagtaatctgcccaccctggcctctcaaagtgctgagattacaggcatgagccaccacgccccaccttgttttgttttttaaagcattttgccTGAGATGACACAGATGGGAAGTGGCAAAGCTTTCACTCCCTGGCTGAGCCTGCTGGGCTCTTCTTTCCTCTCCACCCAAGGTTCCTTCTGCCCACAGCACCCCTAGAGTCTCCCACCCTCCAGCTATCAGCTTAGGGATTCTCTCCCCAGGAGGGCTTCTCTCACCCCTCTGCTGGGCTCACCCCAGCCCACCCCAGGTTTCTCCTCAACCCAAGGGCCAGGGCACTTCCCAAGAGTAGGGACCAGGGGTGGAGTGTATCCTTACTGTATCCTAGGTGGCCCCAGTTCCCCTAAAGCCTGCACCTGACACTTGCCCACCTAGCTGTCTTTAACGTTCCTCTGATTCCAGACCACTCCTTCCAAGTAACCAGCAAAACCTGAAAATCCTTGAGTTGAAGAGAACTGTGGGTTACTTGGTTAAAGTCCTTTACCCAATGGGAGAGTagaggaagaaatatttttaactggGGGTAACTGGCAATGGAAATGGTGTTTGCTCCCCTGCCATTCAGTCTTCAAATGGTGGTCCGCAAGCCTGGAGGGGGATGTTCTAAGGGGAGCCTCCTCCTTCAGCCTTTTTCTCCCAGGAGCTAGGGTCAGTCCCTCCCCAAGATGCAGATGCTGCAGGCGGACTTGTGGGTGCAGACCTGAGTCAGCCAAGCTAAGTGGCTTGGCCTGGGGATGAGAGGGAAAAGATCCACAGAGTTTTTTGAGCTCTTAAAGAACAATTAATTGTCTTAGGGGAGGCCTATGGAGTCAAACTGGCCTCAACCACGGAGAACAAGGTCTCAGGTTCCTCCAAGCCCTGCTGGGCCAAATCTGTTGAATGATTTATTCTCACTTGTTAGGTCTTTTAGAGGGTTAATGCAGGTTCGCGAGCCTTAAAGCGTTAAGCCCTgagcttggcacacagtaagtgtccATGAAAGGTGGCCTACATTCCTTCCCATGCCACAGATAGGTATGGGTGGCCTGGGCTCCCCTGGCCCAGGCTTCTCCGGGCCCCTCAGTGTGTTCGCTGGCCTTCTTCCACCCTGCGGCGAGAACCCTGAAGGAGGGAGACGTGGGGCTAGCGGCAGGGGTGGAGCTCGGAAGTGGGGTTCGGGGGACAGGGGGTTCATCCAACACCCTGGACAGAGCCCTCCTTGGCCCCGCCCCATAGGGGAACTCCTCCTGACTGGCTCTGTGGATCCCTCCAGTCATCTCTCTGCCCGGCAGTTCGCAGTGTGGTTCGCGGGCGTGGCCGTTGCCCCGCCAGCCGGTCGGGGGAGGGGAGCCCGGAGCAGATGGGCGGGGGACGCCAGCCAGTTTGCCGCAGCAACGGCCACGCGGCGCGAAGGCGGTCCTGGGCGGGCCACTGGGGCCCAGGCGGGCAGCCTGGGGCCCGCACCCAAAACTGTCCTGCCCGCGCGTCACATGAGCCCTGACTGTCTTGCGGGCGAGAACCCAGACCCCTAGCCGGTGGGAATGAAAACGAGCTCCGAGGGCTCCAGGGCTGCCTCTGCTTCTCTAGGATTCCGTTTCCCCACCCAAAGCCTGGAGTGGGGTAACCAAAAGACTCTTAACTAGGCAAGCCGCCGAAGGGTTCTACGGGCTCCTTAGAGCCGGGCGTCCAGCGACTGGGGCCCTTGTCCAGGCTCGGCCTGTTCCCAGCGTCGAGGGCTGGAGCAAGTCACGACCTTTCTCCGGAACTCGGATGTCCCGTCCAGCTCAGCCCTTCACCCGATAAAGCAGCTGGGGGTGCAAGTCCCTCCCGCTGCTGTCCCTCATGGGAGCTCCCGTAACCGCTGGGTCCCCTGCTGCGGCCCAGGGCGGGGCTCAGAGGAGACGCTGAACCCGAGCCTGGGGAATGAATGAAGGGCAGCATTGGAGAGGAGGGACCGTAGCTCCAGTCAGGCAAGGCCTGGCCCCACCTGGCCCTCCTGCCCTCGGGGTCACGCAGCGAAGGCCCCCGATGGCGCCTTTACCACTCTCCCGCAGGTGCTCGGGGAAAACTGGGGGCCGCCACCCCGCGGTAGATAGGACGCAAAGGCGGGGAGCGGGATCCCCGGGGGCGTCGCGGTCTCCCCTCCCGGCTCCACCCTGCGCAGGAACAAAGGCAGGAGGTGGGACCAGCGGGCGGCCGGACtccgcggggcggggcggggcggggcgggcgaGCCGCTCCCTTAAAGCTCGGCCGCGGGCGGGGCACGTACTCGTCTGGCACCAGCCCGGGCCGCGCCCGGGACCTCATTCCGGACCTCGGTTTTCCTTTGCGTGGGGCTCGCAGCTGCCACCGCTTTCCCGCGGAGCATGGGGCTGCCTCGCCGGGCAGGGGACGCGGCGGAGCTGCGCAAGGTGGGTACCGGGGACTGGGGGCGGGGCTGGGGACTCCGGGGACCTGTCTAACCACCGCGCCGCCCGTCCGCAGAGCCTGAAGCCGCTGCTGGAGAAGCGCCGGCGCGCGCGCATCAACCAGAGCCTGAGCCAGCTTAAGGGGCTCATCCTGCCGCTGCTGGGCCGGGAGGTGAGCGCGCCCGGGCGGAGGGCAGAGGGTCCTGGGGCGCGGAGCGGGGGCAGGGGGACGGGGTGCTCCTGCGGGAGGAACCCACCAGGGGGTTCCGCGCGGCGCCCGAGGTGGAGCCTGGGTGGGGTGGGCGCGTCGGAGCGGACCCCCAGCAGGCCACGGCGCGCCCCACACCCAGCTCCCGACTAGAGCGAGGGTGCGCACGGTAGCCGGCCAAAGTTCTGTCTTGGTGGTTCTCTGTCGCTCTTCCTCGTGGCCGGGCGCAGAACTCCAACTGCTCGAAGCTAGAGAAGGCAGACGTCCTGGAAATGACCGTGCGCTTCCTGCAGGAGCTGCCTGCGTCCTCATGGCCCACGGCAGCCTCCCGTGAGTGAGCCCTCCCTGCCCTGCCGCGCGCTCTGCACCCCGCACCCGGCACCCTACCCCGCGCCTCACGCGGCTCTCCGCCCGCAGTGCCTTGCGACAGCTACCGCGAGGGCTACAGCGCCTGTGTGGCGCGCCTGGCCCGCGTGCTGCCCGCCTGCCGTGTCCTGGAGCCCGCCGTGAGCGCGCGCCTGCTGGAGCACCTGTGGCGGAGAGCGGCCAGCGCCACCCTGGAAGGCGGGCGCGCTGGGGATTCCAGTGGCCCGTCTGCCCCCGCCCCAGCGCCCGCGTCTGCCCCAGAGCCCGCATCCGCTCCGGTGCCCTCGCCGCCCTCGCCTCCCTGCGGCCCTGGCCTCTGGCGGCCGTGGTAGCCCCTCGGCCGATCCACAGACCCTGCCGACTGCTTGGGACCTTGGGGCACTGGACAGGTTGAAGCTCTTGGTGGCGGCTGCTGTTCCCATCATTAGGGGCCAGCCCAGTACCCACACCCAGGCCGGAAGCCGGATGTTTGTGACTGGCGTGGCAGACTGAAagccctggggctggggctcGGCTCAGGGAATAAAAGGAGCGTCCCTGCTTCACCCCCAACTTGGCCGGAGAGGAAAGGACAAGAGGCAGCAGGGTGAAGAAGAAGCCCCCCATCCCAGCTGGTGGAGATAGTTCTGGAACTGGACCCCGCAGCTGCGTGGGCAGCCGACACACCCACCCCAGCACTGGCACCAGACCAGAGCCAGAGCCAGGACCTGGGCAAAGTGCAGCCGTGCACCCTGCCTGGTCACTgctctcccagccctgcctgggcCTACCTCCTGCCCAGCTCTGCTTGGGACCCTCTGGGCATGCAGCAGCAGTGGCCTAAGGGCTCTGGTCACTTCCAGGGCTCTACAGGGCAGCAGAGCAGAGCAAAAGGGTGCATAGGCTGGGAGCTGTCACCTCCACTCCTAGGCTTTTCTGCCTAGAGCAGAATTATAGGGGCAGTATACATCCGGGGGTCTGTGCGGTGGGGCTGGGGGATTCCTTAAGTGACTTTGGGAAGGATTTGTTTTCCCGAGCATCAATTTCACACCTGGGCATTGCACCCCAGGCTATGCAGTCTTTCAGTGTGAGGAAGGGGCAGAACAAGAATGAGGCGGCCCTGTGGCCTCAAGGAAGCTTGTGGCTTTGGAGGATCTGACTCCAGCAGAGTCTGTGCCAATGTGGGGTGAGCAGGGCCCCTGCCATGGAGCAGCAGGAATTTGAGGGATGGAGCAGGTTAAAGAATGGGAAACAtcttcacttgttttttttttcttgcaaactaCTCCCTGCTACTCATTGAGACTGGTTACTGGAAGCAACTtgttaagatttttctttctgggtgggtgcggtggctcacgcctgtaatcccagcactttgggaggccaaggcgggtggatcacctgaggtcaggagttcgagaccagcttggccaatatggtgaaaccccgtctctactaaaaatacaaaaattagccgggtgtggtggcatgtgccagctactcgggtggctgaagcaagagaatcacttgaaccttggaggctgaagttgcagtgagccaagattgagccattgctctccagcctgggtgacacagcaagactccgtctcaaaaaaaatttttttttctttcttttccatggaGGCCTAGAGTCCCTGTGAAGGCTAGGAAGGGGCTGCTGATCCCAGGAGTGCCCACGAGGAGTGGGGGGCACTGTTGGCCCATAATCAGGCAAACACCCATCATTTCATGGGGGATTCATGAAATCATAGTCAGGCAAACACCTGTCATTTCATGGCTAAGCATTTGCAGAAGGTGGAGGATTCTCCCCCGAGTCCCCAAATCAGCAGCCTGTGCTAGGGACCAGAGCACCGGGGGCAAGAAGACAGAACCAATGTGGGAGTGGGGATGGTCACTAAATCTGACCGTGCCACACAAGCCCATGATGACCTTGGCACTGGTTTGGGTGGCAGGATATGAAGGAAGCTGTAGGCATTATTGAAAAAATCATTGTTCAGCCAACAGGGTGAGGCTCCCAGCAAGGCCGTGCCATCTTCCCATCTCCCTGAGCCCAGAGGGTTAGACTGTAAGCTCCCGGAGGGCGAGGCTGGGGCTGAGCGCGCCTCCATGTCCCCAAGGCACAGGGTGCACAGTGGGTGCTCACTGAACATAGTGGACTAGTGAGCAGAGGATGAGAGGACTACCCTGTAATGAACCTTGGACAGTCTGGCATTTGCCTTAACTCCCACTCCCATGCCCTGGGATCACTGTTGGATATTTACTCCATGAGGACAAATACTGGGGAGgtgtggagaggagggagggcaggTTCCTCTTACTTTCACCCATTGCTGAGAATGAGCGCCTGTTGGCACTGCCTTTGTGAGCCTCCAGGAGCAGGTAACCTGCGGCCCAAGCCCGCCTAGGACTCCACATCAGGCAGGCACAGGACTGGCCCCTTGTCCTCATAAAAACTCTCAGTACAGCTTAAACTCTGTAAGATCTAACCAGCCAGGAGGACCCTCGCTTCCTCTCCGCCATGCTTGCCACCTCTTGCTTCTGAGAGTCCATCTCAGTTCGCAGTTCTGTGACTTGCATTGACCTGGCTCCAATCAAGCTACAACTCAAGCAGTCACGGGGAGGAGGATTGTAGATGGGCCAGTGACTCACAGGGTCAGGCGCTCGGGGGAGCCTGAGTCAGGAGGTCAGTGGGCCCTGGAAGGGAGGGGGCAAGCCTGGGTGGGTAAGGTTCTGGGCCCCAGGCAAGAAGGCAGAGTTTCTCCGCAGGGGTGTGTGCAAGAGCTAGCTGCGCAGAAGGTCTCCGCTGGCTCTCCAAGCCGGACTTGTGAAATAGGAACGCCAACATCCTCCTCCACAGGCAGTGGCAGGCACCTCCTCCTCAGGTGCCCCCCAAGCCCTATCTGATGGGCAAAGGTGAACGCAGGGCGGTGGGCTTTTCCTGTGCAGAGGGAGACT includes these proteins:
- the HES2 gene encoding transcription factor HES-2 isoform X1; this encodes MNEGQHWRGGTVAPVRQGLAPPGPPALGVTQRRPPMAPLPLSRRCSGKTGGRHPAVDRTQRRGAGSPGASRSPLPAPPCAGTKAGAATAFPRSMGLPRRAGDAAELRKSLKPLLEKRRRARINQSLSQLKGLILPLLGRENSNCSKLEKADVLEMTVRFLQELPASSWPTAASLPCDSYREGYSACVARLARVLPACRVLEPAVSARLLEHLWRRAASATLEGGRAGDSSGPSAPAPAPASAPEPASAPVPSPPSPPCGPGLWRPW
- the HES2 gene encoding transcription factor HES-2 isoform X2, with the protein product MGLPRRAGDAAELRKSLKPLLEKRRRARINQSLSQLKGLILPLLGRENSNCSKLEKADVLEMTVRFLQELPASSWPTAASLPCDSYREGYSACVARLARVLPACRVLEPAVSARLLEHLWRRAASATLEGGRAGDSSGPSAPAPAPASAPEPASAPVPSPPSPPCGPGLWRPW